From one Cyprinus carpio isolate SPL01 chromosome B3, ASM1834038v1, whole genome shotgun sequence genomic stretch:
- the LOC122136436 gene encoding uncharacterized protein LOC122136436, translating to MTHTLQYHAVWNTFLRQNVRREWLLCHHTYTYDIVATEIEQVHSSYGLSEKVTATVTDNGSNFVKAFREYEPKPAAAAASDSEDEGSGEDEEVSFTDVQEVLSTEQEDPGHFTLPPHLRCASHTLNLISTVDIEKWLTVTNKTIYRSATAKCSALWTKASRSTVAAELVESLCGKKLMVPTVTRWNSFHNAVARITEISRPQLTTLCSQLGVRAFSEREYKFLVEYCTVTKPLTKALDRLQGENDCYYGNLLPTLESLMSKTLALRPGLSEMMANLPDVIVQAIKTRFASVLDSREGLLAAVTLPKFKMRWLREETRREALKNLLITECRASPLAAPHNEEHEVRPPQISPASSSSEDDFFVFEEEQDSGSFGPDREVMEYLKSGSEMGVLDNFPRIKNLSLKYNTAPASSAPVERLFSLGSLVLTPRRNRLGDKRFERLLLMRYNHYFDK from the exons ATGACACACACATTACAGTACCACGCAGTTTGGAACACATTTTTGAGGCAGAATGTTCGCCGCGAGTGGTTGCTATGTCATCATACCTACACATATGACATTGTGGCCACTGAAATTGAGCAGGTTCACTCATCTTATGGACTGTCAGAGAAGGTCACAGCAACAGTCACAGACAATGGATCGAATTTTGTTAAGGCTTTCAG GGAGTATGAGCCcaagccagcagcagcagcagcatccgaTTCAGAGGACGAGGGATCAGGGGAGGATGAAGAAGTGTCATTTACCGATGTACAAGAAGTGCTCTCCACAGAACAAGAAGATCCAGGACACTTTACTCTCCCCCCTCACTTAAGATGTGCCTCGCACACACTTAATTTGATATCAACTGTTGATATTGAAAAATGGTTGACAgtgacaaacaaaacaatttacagAAGTGCCACTGCAAAGTGCTCTGCCCTCTGGACTAAGGCCAGCCGGTCTACAGTAGCTGCAGAGCTAGTGGAAAGCCTTTGTGGAAAAAAGCTCATGGTGCCTACAGTGACGAGATGGAACTCTTTCCACAATGCAGTTGCACGAATAACTGAGATATCCAGACCACAGTTGACAACTCTCTGCAGTCAGTTAGGTGTACGAGCCTTTTCCGAGCGAGAGTACAAATTCCTTGTGGAGTATTGCACAGTCACAAAACCGCTTACAAAAGCTTTGGACCGTTTACAAG GGGAAAATGATTGTTATTATGGCAATCTATTACCGACACTGGAGTCTCTGATGTCAAAGACCTTGGCATTGCGTCCCGGCCTCTCCGAGATGATGGCAAATCTGCCTGATGTCATAGTGCAG GCCATCAAAACCCGCTTTGCTTCTGTTTTGGACAGTAGGGAGGGTCTCCTGGCTGCTGTCACTCTGCCGAAGTTCAAGATGAGGTGGTTGAGGGAAGAGACCAGGAGAGAGGCCCTAAAGAATCTGCTGATAACAGAGTGTCGTGCTTCACCCCTGGCTGCCCCCCACAATGAGGAGCATGAGGTCAGGCCTCCACAGATTAGTCCAGCATCCAGCAGTAGTGAGGATGACTTTTTTGTGTTTGAGGAAGAGCAGGATTCAGGATCTTTTGGCCCAGACAGGGAGGTGATGGAGTACCTGAAGTCTGGGTCAGAGATGGGGGTCCTAGACAACTTCCCCAGAATTAAGAACttatctttaaaatacaatacagCACCAGCATCCAGTGCTCCAGTGGAGAGGCTATTCAGCCTGGGAAGCCTTGTTCTCACTCCAAGGAGGAACAGGTTAGGAGACAAGCGCTTTGAGAGACTCCTCCTTATGAGGTATAACCACTACTTTGACAAATAA